The stretch of DNA tgttgaatatctcagaaactagctactttccgcccaaggacctcagggctaattttgtaggaaattagttgtactatcacctcccgggaggaatacgtcgaatttaaagtcaccctgtataaataATGTTGCTTAGTCTTATAAGCTATTTTAAGGaacaagtttcatcgaaatccatTCATTGGTTTTAGAGATTAGCATGtgcaaacagacaaacatacaaacagaaaatatataaatttttatcCAATTTGTTTTCTGTTACGGATTTCTTATCAtcctattttgtttttattgtacctaatataaaataaataaagtgtaataaaatatttaatgtacaaatccaagttttactgttttattgattttaatgttaGTAGTTTACCTAAGAGTTTAAATTTGTTttcagtttatggcaataggtagTGTTAGCCCCTATTACATACAATGTACTAATATCAAGACGCCAGCAGGTGAACTCAGTCCTTTatatcaaatttatttactaGATTTTTAACCTCATTGCTTTTTTCAAACTCTTGAAGACTGGAGCTGACCTGGCATCATTATCAATGGCATACATTACACATCTCTACTTCGTCACCGATATAGTCACCATGGTAGTGTTTGCTTActttatgtttcgttgtgtgagtgaggttgccggagtcCCAAataccccacttcccaatcttcctattccccaacaacccttaaattcctaaccctcaaaaaaccggcaatgcacttgtaacgcctctggtgtttcgggtgtccatgggcggcgacgattacttaccatcaggtgatccgtctactcgtttaccggcttataccataaaaaaaagaatatctgTTAGTATGAGTACAAGGAATCAAGTAGTTTTACTTAAGGTCGAAAATCCAGTCAAATAAATTGATAGATTAGAGTCGGTTGGCTTACTGGCTGGTCTATACATAACTGGCAAAAACTTGATCttgaatttataatgtttatgtataatccttgctaaaaattataatgattttataaattataattattatttacttaaaaattcgTAAGGCAGATCACGTTTCCGACAGCACTTGTATTTTTGAACCAAtaagattattaaaatgtaaatgcatacttattataaatgcataaaaatatcgtattatttgtttgtgtgtgtgccTAAAGAAATGCCATACAAGAACTTATAAAGGCAACGTCACGCGTAATATAAAACTCAGTCGTGATTACGAaggcaaacaaaataatacctatacgTATCAATTAAATACATAGCTTCCAGTCGCGATTAAAATAAGTGTCATtggaaaataaaccttattgtaCGCTCACAATAATATGGGTTCAATTGAAAATCCTCTGCTGAATATCACTCCAGCAATAGTGAAGAATGTGAGGAAGCTGTACGGTTTAGATGACCAGAAGAGGTTGGATGAAGCCATCAAGATTTTGGAAGATTGGGTTCAGAAGCAGCCACATATCATCAAGAAGGATTTTAGTGAGTTCTTTTAGATTTCTACTTCTTTGTTTGTACGTAGTTTTAATAAATCACTGACATAATAATGGTGTAAGAAAACTTAGTGAGAAAAgcttactacatttttttcattgGGAAGTATGAAAAATGTCATGttggcctggaggtttaagtTGCCCGCTCCTCATGCATACGAATGGGAGAATGGGTTCGAAAACTACCagtggcaagtaccaatgtgactttttccgagtaacataaatactttcaaatgttatttagacaccactgacaaacagtgaaggaaaacatcgtgaggaatcctttttttttttgaggtcggaaaatcattcaatttcttctcccaccttgggctagacgggagggaatgtcagactgttactgactaacaactactccgttccttctcctgcgttgagccggagccccggtaaccttttacgttatccgcagctccggatatcgtgaggaaacctgggcttataatttcgcCAATTTAAGTCGCAAATCGCCAACCCggattgagcaagcgtagtgattaatgcttaaaccttttcCTTgtaagaagagacctttggtcagcagtggctagtTCTAAGctgtttatgttattattattgatgttgTCATAGGACCTGTTTTGAAAATTTGTATaacaagttttaaaattaagtttgattttaattttaatatacataaacttATCTAGACTACACAATGAGTCAATGTATATGATACTTTTGGTTTTTCCAAATATTAAGGTCGTTGCattgtattacaatattttgatattattatgtagttttcGAAAAACGTTCAAAACAGGTTATGTAAAGTAGATGCTACAAATCTAAAATTTACTCTTGAATGAATATCCATTTAAACTCTACAATTATTAGTTCGTTAAAACCTTGTTCTCTCAACTATaaccacaaaaaaaatacaagaacaagttttcttttttaagaacGGTGTAGTCAGTGGCTCGTTCTTGCGGTGTGGTTTAAGATCCGCAATCTTATGAATGTGGAACGGGTGTCTTAAACCATCACGACACCTAAGGGCCACCACAATTCTCGATATaacaactcaaaaaaaaaatcctatcaTTCACACTTGATGCGATGATGAaggaaattaagattttttcgtattaaaataCATACGAGTAAAAAATTCagtaaaatagtaataataatatagtaataataatatagtaatataatatacgaCTGATTACTGcaaatattgactgcacggttgtcgcggtggctgggcaactggcatCCAAGTAACGCTGTagttggttcgattcccgcacgaagcaactctttgtatgatccacaaattgttgtttcgagtctgggtgtcaagtgcatgtgaacttgtatgtttgtaaacgcacccacgacacacgagaaaatcttagtgtgggggcaatgtttaaaaaaacattactgtTTATGTTGTCAACCATATTGAtcgatgtttattattatttgttttcaggCAAACGGTTTTTAGAGACGGCTATCGTATCATGCAAGGGGTCTGTGGAAAAGGCGAAGAAACAAATCGATACTTTATGCACTATGAAAACTATGGCGCCGAGATTCTTTGTAAAATGCAACTTGAAAACTGAACTACAAAACATTTTGGAAAAAGTGTAAGTACGATTAGAGAGAAATCTATCTATAAAGGTAAGCGTACACAGACCCGCGTcacacgcatcggacggatcgtaTGAAACGGAATAATTTTTCTGACTAGGTCCACTGTATCGGTAGCGATCGATTTGCCGAGGCGAATATCAGCAGTCGGATTGCTGATTctgaattttgtttgttaaatgttaaatgaaaaaaagaacatatgttaaatgtaaaatgtttgtgAGAAATCGAGAATGGAGGAAAGCGCTGAAGAAGTTGTTATTGCTTATTTATTAGTCGAGGCGCGTCCACTGATCAGCATtgtgtatgacgtcatcagtacgcatcgcatgtaggcattgctgatgagcGGTCCATACGATGTAGATCAGTGGACGCTGTTGTATGAGTGTTTATACAAGACTAACcaaaatccattgcgtgcgATGCATTCGATGCGTGCAATGCGGGCCtttggacgcttaccttaaaactatatgatataaagctgaagagtttgtatagtccatttatcgagaaaggtcCAAACCATGAACCAAGTAAGCACTCTTAACAAGGTAACGATTAAGTgaatgttgtgtttatttttaaataatataatacctactgatcctgtttaaattaagtaaatgtcATGTTTCAAGTGAATGTTTTAAATAGGCTTAAAGTCAtaaatacctacaataatatattttgtactttcGAGGACAAGACTTTTTATGATATCAGATAAAAGATCAAAATGTTATGGAAAAGGTATTTTGAATGGTTAAAATtacaagttaattattatgacaatgtttatttatttcacactttgTTACGCAATTAAGAAGTGAATGGGTAGActtgtagctatgttacgaagatataatagctaagctgtgaaactatgtgaccgtttccactaataaactaagtagcggtgcgagtaagctGGGTTATGTAGATGCACCAATGTATCTGTGCCAGGAAGCCACAAGCTTACAttaatagcacgcatctttccatataaaaaaaacttagctaagctgagtccgttttcagcACTGCTAACTCACTGTATTTTGGTACATGATTTGTGgaattatttataggtattgaattattatttatacacataatgaaacacaacgtaagagttgtttcacgtcggttttctgtgaggccgtggtatcaatccggttaacacggcccattcgtgccgaagtatggctctcccatacttaagtGTGATCAAAAAAGATCCAATCAACCAAGAAGCAGtgcaatataaaatgtaatattattatttctcttgCAGATGGGTCATTCCTCTTCCGCAAACGTCAGAAGATCACTGCAGAGTGGTTTTAATCAAAACTTTCGATAACAATCTCACGCCGGAAGAAATCCTACAGTTTTTTCAATACGTTTTAATTGTAAGTATATGTATGatagtatttttgttattttgttcatAAGTAATAgtcttctttattttaaattaccattTTATAAAGTACTAGCAAATCCCCAGCGAAtttcgtttcgccaccagatgaggttttctattgtttttttttctgtttttattttttactattaacCTCACGGAtactgagacctttccaacgaatgcaatcCCGTGGAAATCGGCCCGTGCGtcctggagttatagcgtcaggagggaaaacccgacttatttttatattatagaatacgGTAACATAAAATCTAATACAATTAATCCAAAcaggaaaacataaaaaagtctctgaatcaaaatttaaatttagtgaaataaattaattctcgcaattaacataaaattctcATTTAACATTGTTTTGAACATGTTTTGAATTATTCAAGTACcgattacaaaatgtattttgacaTAGTACCAACACTATCAAAATAAGTCTGCATCGTCTAGATGTTTTGTAAAAgaggtaattaaaataatagttaatgacattattattcattattataaagcAGATTAAAAAGGTGTGTCTGCAAGCGTGTTGATCATTCTTCTCCCACCATATAAAAAGTGTCTGGCCTAGTATTTATCTTATAACTTTTGAGGCTAAAACCTCGTcaccactaggaacatttgttgaGCGACATGAGTGTTCCCAGAAACATAGGGCGATGTCGAacgacattgttgaaactgttgtCGCACCACAGttaacaatgtcgcggcgatgtcgtccgacgtcgcccgacatcgcccgatgtctctgcaatatactgggtacaattccagactccatactaccactaagaaattttggataaaccgaaaaaaacttagtgatatttttacccgactgccaaggaagggttatgtttttcgcgcgtatcttgtatgtatgagcctaatattctttattacctcatttcttcgaaacggcttgatggatttcgacaatcagggtatcgttggattcgtcttaattacccaagtgttcttagatatgtgacgtaaaacaaaaaccaacatggcggccgtgaggcgccctagataggagtaaaaaaaaataatttttatttgctacaatatgggtatcaaattaaagagctcatcatgaggattccaaaatggtatatcactgacatatagaaaaaaatactatgtgcaattatgttctttattatccaaactaaatactcatataggtactacgcgacgcgattgactagcggtgtctgaacttaaaagtgaaaagtaataataaaagtacgtcttaactaaattatttacaattaatttatttataaataaaggactagcgacccgccctcgctttgctgaacgttaaataaggaatctatctacatagtcgtttacctatagcccatgcgacgcgtcaactgtaaagaccgtttttttgtcaaaaactagtagaaattttgaaacagtataaagagcaaattttatcttcatttaatgtagaaaattaatagactatttaaaagcataaggattaatactattacggacaaaaacccctcagaataaaagatccaaaaaaaatattaaatagaccgaccgtttacgaaattggtaaatagtaaattttactgcccttaatccttcttctttttctaattcctttactctctttgtgttacgcaatcaatctaaaataactggatcgacgtgtgttatttttttattatcttggtattggaagtagttctctcgtgtcgcgggtgaaatcttgagaaacacatagccgtattataactaactaaaaagtgttaaataaaaataaataaatttaaaaaattaaaaaacccgactgcataaaaaacactttaaataaaaactgaaaagtaaaaaacaagcttagtctaaaagtgtagatagcaatgctattaccacaaaattaaataattttataatcaatacacaaaaaataataatcttatgcgaaacatactTGAGTGCatcagtcgggacccatattgaatgattttagtctagtttatttaatgggtcccgactgttactttttaattttttaaatttatttatttttatttcaatcaggGAATTGAACCTGACACCCCTTGtcgcagtcgcacttgcgaccaatcgaCCAATGAGTCagtcaataaaacaataaattatttgaatttatcatcgtcaattttatcatcatcttccattttttttttaatatatttttttattcatcttCCAGCTAGCTGACTACGTTCGGGCGAACGACTACGTCGACGGCTTCATTATAATAGTTGACTACCGTGACGTAAATATCTTCAACCTCATTACAAGACTGACTACTCCCGATGTCCACCCCTTCCTCAATATTTTGATTGTAAGTAATCACTAATATATACGCaaggtcacgccttttatcctcgaaggggtaggcaaaggtgcacattacggcacgtaatgctgctgtacaatgtacacccacttttcaccatttgtgttataagtcccatgtaatagggggtgagcttattgccatataccgggcacaattcgtgctactactgagaaattaaaaaaaggcCAGTTATACTTGCAGTCGCACTAGCAACCACTCGCACCTGCGACTGCCGAACATAGGGACTCGATTCCCGGGGCGGGCAAAaaattactgggcctttttcggattttcgaaaatttctcagtagtagcacagagtctggaattgtgcccagttatGGCAAtagatggtgaaaagtgggtgtacattatatagcatTATGTACTTTAGTGTGCagctctgcctgccccttcggggataataccctcacataatataataattacttccACGCATCGAAATCGAGACCCTTGGTTCGataggttttgttttataatattcaaataattgtgaaaactaatatttaaattcGAATAAGTATTCAGAGGTATATGTAATTGtagatttaaaactttattttcagaAAGGTTACGGTGGAAGAATGAAGAATATGCATTTAATAACTGAATCAAAGGCTGTGGACATTGTAGTCACGACTGTTAAGCAATTCATAAGTGAGAAGCTCGGTAAAAGAATTCTAGTGCACAAGAACTTAGAAGAGTTATATGAAGTAGTGCCCAGAGATCTGCTACCAGAAGAGTATGGGGGGAAACTAAAGTCTTATCACAAAATGCAAGGTAACGAAATGTTAATAATCTTGTCCAAATATTCACCAtcgatgactgcctcgttggtcgagtggtcgcaagtgtgactgctggacaaggggtctcgggttcgatgcccgggtcgggtaaagtattactttttaaaggacttttttcggtttttcgaaaattcctccTTAAATTCCTGATTCCCAAAAACTAacgtaacgcacttgtaaagcttctggtgtttcaagtgtccatgggcggcggcgattgcttaccatcaggtaatacgtctgctcgattaccggcatgtctcataaaacaaaaaaaaatcggcctaccccttcggggagaaaaagcgtgacgttatgtgtgtgtgtgtgtgtgtgtgatgttCACCATGTTATAAACTATTCGATAAACAGTCAGCTGCTTTATATCATCTCTTTTAaaagtgatgttaccggaggcctagtTATCCCATTccccaatcttaccaatccccgattcttcaacaacccttaaattcctaaccccaaaaggccggcaacgcactagtaacgcctctggtgcttcaggtatccatgggcgacggcgattgcttgccatcaggtgaaccgtct from Spodoptera frugiperda isolate SF20-4 chromosome 11, AGI-APGP_CSIRO_Sfru_2.0, whole genome shotgun sequence encodes:
- the LOC118274760 gene encoding alpha-tocopherol transfer protein-like, with amino-acid sequence MGSIENPLLNITPAIVKNVRKLYGLDDQKRLDEAIKILEDWVQKQPHIIKKDFSKRFLETAIVSCKGSVEKAKKQIDTLCTMKTMAPRFFVKCNLKTELQNILEKVWVIPLPQTSEDHCRVVLIKTFDNNLTPEEILQFFQYVLILADYVRANDYVDGFIIIVDYRDVNIFNLITRLTTPDVHPFLNILIKGYGGRMKNMHLITESKAVDIVVTTVKQFISEKLGKRILVHKNLEELYEVVPRDLLPEEYGGKLKSYHKMQAELVDEVSSEKHIEYLKMMSKACTDETKRNTEKFNEEYMGMPGSFRNLTVD